The Lactuca sativa cultivar Salinas chromosome 2, Lsat_Salinas_v11, whole genome shotgun sequence genome includes the window ACGAGGGTGAACATGGAGGTTTTCGTAGCCAGATCTCGTTTAGCCCTAATTTCCTTACTCCTCGCCCTGCTCTCCCTAAGTTTCGGATCGTCTTCTTCACTCACATCTTCATCATCGGAGCTTCAGATCCTCACCGCTGAACGCAGAGTAAGATTTCTCATAATAAAATTCTTCATTTGTGTAACAAATTCACTCGTTATATTTTCACATCCTTGTCGATCCATGTAAATTGATAGAGATTGGAAAAACTGATATTTTTAACTGCTTGCTAGTGCATTCCCGAAACGATCGAATTCTTAAGACGTGTTGGTAATTGACGAGTGAATTGAGATTATAACTGATTGAGGTGTTACATCTCATGAGTATGATATTGTGGTTATgaatttgttgttcaatttctttatTTTCGTTAGCATCTTTCGTATGGATGTATAGCTTTAATAATATTGATTTACGTTGGTGCAGATTGATTTGGCTTCGCACATTATTAGGGTTGTCCTGACTTTGAAGGTACTCTTCTGTTACTCGAACTTATTGCCTGTATTATATGTTATGCCTCCAAATGAAGAAGAAATACGCACATTATATAGTTCTGAGCTTATAACTGTGTAGATAAAACCTACTTATCTGACATTACATCTAAAAGTTATATTATGATCGCATATGATCTTCTAGGTACAAAATGATGGGGCATCTCCTGCTAAGAATGTTCTTCTTGCATTTCCACCACCACAAGTGAAGCATCTAGCACTGATCCAGGCTGCTGAACTTACtggaaaaaagaagaagaaagctgTCCATCCACTTGATGTGACACCAAGCGACCATGCTGATGGGCCAAATGGAGCCAAATTCTTCTCTATTTCTTTGAGGAATCCATTGACAACTGGTGGATCTGTCTCAATAGAAGTATCATATATATTGACCCAATCTCTTGAACCTTTCCCTGTAGAAATAAGTCAATCAGAACCCCAATTAGTCTTATACCGTGACAGTGCTTTAATATTATCACCATATGCAATTAAACAACAAACAACAGTCATCAGAACACCAAGCACCAAAGTGGAATCATTTACAAGAGTGGAACCTTCATCCCAAATACGTACTGAGTTGAAGTATGGACCTTATGAGAACCAGTCTCCATATTCATATACTCCTATACTTGTTCATTTTGAGAATAACAATCCATTTGCTGTGGTTGAGGAACTTGTGAGAGAAATTGAAATATCTCACTGGGGTAACCTTCAAATCACAGAGCATTACACTTTGGTGCATAATGGTGCTAAACACAAAGGAGGCTTCTCAAGGTCATAATTGAACTTACTTCTTGttctttttttaattactttttgACATTTTTTGCTCTTGATcttaattgattaattaatttGCAGGGTTGAATATCAATCTAGGCCAACTATCAGTGGTGTCTCTTCATTCAAGCATCTTGTAGCTAAATTACCCCCAAGGGTTCACTCTGTCTACTACCGTGATAACATAGGCAATATCTCAACATCACATTTACGCACAAGTTACAGCAAGGTGATTATTATATCTCCATTTTTTGATTATTCATATAAACAACTTGAAACTAAAATGTTCATTTATAATATATGTAGTCTGAACTTGAAATAGAGCCACGATATCCTTTATTAGGAGGTTGGAGAGCCACCTTTGTCATTGGATATGGACTCCCACTTCAAGACTTCCTTTTTGAGTCAAATGATGGTAGGCGTTACCTCAACTTCAGTTTTGGGTGTCCAATTGCTGAAACAGTGGTAAACAAAATAACAAATAAGGTACATAATCATCATTAAAATTTTAATCTTTAAGATTTTCTTGTTCATTGTTCTTTGCTGCTTTTGTTAATTAAGAAGAATGCTGTTTCAGGTTGTCCTTCCTGAAGGATCAAAGAACCCATCTGTTATCGTTCCTTTTTCTGTAGAACACCTATCAGAGGTAGCTTCTGTTTTCTACTATATCTAAAAAAGTTGATAATTTGTAAAAACTAAATCATCATTGTTAATCTCTGCAGACAAAGTATACTTATCTTGATATTGTTGGAAGACCAGTGGTGGTTTTGGAAAAGGAAAATGTAGTTCCTGAGCACAACTCTCATTTCCAGGTGATTAAAAAccactttttattttcttttactactttttatttatttatgtccattaaccttcttcttttttttttttttcggttgGTTGTTTTTGCAGGTTTACTACAATTTCCACCCGATGTTCATGCTTGCAGAGCCATTGATGTTGACATCTGTTTTCTTGTTTTTGTTTGTTGCTGCTGTGGCTTATCTTCACATGGACATCTCAATAAGAAAATGAAGCGACCATCATGAATTAGATTATATGTAAAATTAGACTTGAGGCTACCAACCAACCATGtgacacacttaaaacacatctAGCTACAAAAGATTAAAAAGTTCCAACATTTTTCTTCAAATAGTTGACGGTTTAAATTTTATCAACCAACCACAGTAGTTCCAATATTGATTTGACTCATTGTGGGCATTTGACCTAGTTTACGGCTCGTATGATGTTTTTGGATGAAGGTTAAAAATTGGAATTTtgctatgttttttattttttacaaaaTGGTTACTTTGAAAGTTAGTAGGTATTTTTTGCTAAAATATGAGTCATTGTAGACTTGTAGTACAAATTGTCCTTCTCAAATTATTATTCCGAAACAGACTTTTTGGATAAAGGAATGGTTAACTTTGAATTATGGGATTTGACAAGGCAAAAGATTTCAATAAATTGATGTGACTGTTGACATATGTCTTGTTTTTTGTTTTGgatgtatatatgtgtatggtTGGGCAGCATGGGCTCATTAGATCAATGGTCCACACTTTGTTGACATTTAGCACGATCAATTATTAGAGTTCAATGAACCATGGTCCATTATGGTCCagcttttggttttggttttggtttgttGGGTTAGTTGCATTCGCATTGCACAGCTCTCATAACCTTTCTCTCTCACCTTTGACCTTGACCAACTTCTGTTGGTATCACACACCATTGTCTTTCTTGTCAACTGATCATTTGAGGTAATGATTATATTTGTTGCTAATTTTATCCGATGATTATATCTCTTTATATTGCAACAAATTAAGTGTATGTTTTTAAGGACAACAAATAAATACGACAATGGTTGTTTTTGTCCCCAATCTAGCAGACTATAACGATCAAGGAAAAAGTAAATATCAATATTCATCGAGTAAGTAATGTGATGTCAAGCTTTAATACAAGATTTTCTTTATGAATTTTCGTCTTCGCGTGTATTTGGAAGCTTGTTTGTacggttaatatatatatatatatatatatatatatatatatatatatatatatatatatatatatatatatatatatatatatatatatatatatatatatatatatatatatatatatatatatatatatatatatatatatatatatatatatatatatatatatatatatatatatatatatagtatttgaAGTTTCTCATAAAAAAAAACTCTCATAAATTATCAT containing:
- the LOC111882521 gene encoding dolichyl-diphosphooligosaccharide--protein glycosyltransferase subunit 1B, with product MEVFVARSRLALISLLLALLSLSFGSSSSLTSSSSELQILTAERRIDLASHIIRVVLTLKVQNDGASPAKNVLLAFPPPQVKHLALIQAAELTGKKKKKAVHPLDVTPSDHADGPNGAKFFSISLRNPLTTGGSVSIEVSYILTQSLEPFPVEISQSEPQLVLYRDSALILSPYAIKQQTTVIRTPSTKVESFTRVEPSSQIRTELKYGPYENQSPYSYTPILVHFENNNPFAVVEELVREIEISHWGNLQITEHYTLVHNGAKHKGGFSRVEYQSRPTISGVSSFKHLVAKLPPRVHSVYYRDNIGNISTSHLRTSYSKSELEIEPRYPLLGGWRATFVIGYGLPLQDFLFESNDGRRYLNFSFGCPIAETVVNKITNKVVLPEGSKNPSVIVPFSVEHLSETKYTYLDIVGRPVVVLEKENVVPEHNSHFQVYYNFHPMFMLAEPLMLTSVFLFLFVAAVAYLHMDISIRK